A genomic region of Pseudomonas sp. RSB 5.4 contains the following coding sequences:
- a CDS encoding low molecular weight protein-tyrosine-phosphatase, with translation MFKKILVVCVGNICRSPTAELLLRNALTPSTISVTSAGLAARVGEGMEASARQVLEDRGHSAEGFQARQLTADIVNESDLILVMEKQHVNQVLKIASHARGKVFLLGKWQSEREIQDPYRQGKAAFIHAHALIEDAVSSWAQRLGH, from the coding sequence TTGTTCAAAAAGATCCTTGTCGTGTGCGTTGGCAATATTTGCCGAAGTCCGACAGCAGAACTTCTGCTGCGTAACGCGCTGACCCCCTCAACCATCTCTGTGACTTCCGCAGGCCTCGCGGCGCGGGTTGGCGAAGGCATGGAAGCATCGGCGCGCCAGGTGCTGGAAGACCGCGGGCACAGCGCCGAGGGCTTCCAGGCCCGGCAATTGACCGCCGATATCGTCAATGAATCAGACCTGATTCTGGTCATGGAAAAACAACATGTGAATCAGGTACTGAAGATTGCCTCGCACGCCCGAGGCAAAGTGTTTCTTCTTGGCAAGTGGCAGAGCGAAAGAGAAATACAGGATCCGTATCGTCAAGGTAAGGCCGCTTTTATTCATGCCCATGCATTGATTGAAGATGCTGTTAGCTCGTGGGCGCAGCGCCTCGGACATTGA
- the tal gene encoding transaldolase, which yields MTSKLEQLKQMTTVVADTGDFEAIARVKPVDATTNPSLLLKAAAIPAYAQLLNACVSDCKGDVGLASDRFGVAVGQEILKVIPGRISTEVDARLSFDQDAVLKRAHRLIELYDKAGIGRDRVLIKIASTWEGIRAAEILEKEGIQTNLTLLFSFAQAAACADAGVFLISPFVGRIYDWYKKANGNDYTGADDPGVQSVTRIYNYYKANDYKTVVMGASFRNLSQIEQLAGCDRLTISPDLIDKLAADTGKLERKLAPGHAGEARLILNEAQFRWLSNEDAMATEKLAEGIRQFARDQEKLEALLQAKL from the coding sequence ATGACTTCCAAGCTGGAACAACTCAAACAGATGACCACCGTGGTTGCCGACACCGGCGACTTCGAAGCGATCGCCCGGGTCAAGCCGGTCGACGCCACCACCAACCCTTCCCTGCTGCTCAAGGCCGCCGCCATCCCGGCTTACGCCCAGCTGCTGAACGCCTGCGTCAGCGACTGCAAGGGCGATGTGGGCCTGGCCAGCGACCGTTTTGGCGTCGCCGTGGGCCAGGAAATCCTCAAAGTGATCCCGGGCCGGATTTCCACCGAAGTGGATGCGCGCCTGTCGTTCGACCAGGACGCCGTGCTCAAGCGTGCGCATCGCCTGATCGAGCTGTACGACAAGGCCGGCATCGGCCGTGACCGCGTGCTGATCAAGATCGCTTCGACCTGGGAAGGCATCCGCGCCGCCGAAATTCTCGAGAAGGAAGGCATCCAGACCAACCTGACCCTGCTGTTCTCCTTCGCTCAGGCTGCAGCTTGCGCTGACGCCGGGGTGTTCCTGATCTCGCCGTTCGTGGGCCGCATCTATGACTGGTACAAGAAGGCCAACGGCAACGACTACACCGGCGCCGATGATCCGGGCGTGCAGTCGGTCACTCGCATCTACAACTACTACAAGGCCAATGACTACAAGACCGTGGTCATGGGCGCCAGCTTCCGTAATCTGAGCCAGATCGAGCAACTGGCCGGTTGCGACCGTCTGACCATCAGCCCGGACCTGATCGACAAGCTCGCGGCAGACACCGGCAAACTGGAGCGCAAACTCGCCCCGGGCCACGCCGGCGAAGCCCGCCTGATCCTGAACGAAGCACAGTTCCGCTGGCTGTCCAACGAAGACGCGATGGCCACCGAGAAACTGGCTGAGGGCATCCGTCAGTTTGCCCGTGACCAGGAGAAGCTTGAGGCACTGCTGCAGGCCAAGCTGTGA
- a CDS encoding glycosyl hydrolase family 5, with translation MKSAHLNRLGALTLLLFSTASQVHANELFPALPGNKTIGVQVKVQTFSAADAQQVKATGFSFVRFGVWTDSLGSAAYQKQVSDAFAVARDAGLPVLMTVRATAPLNTSDLPNAGVAYANALTSLATTYGSQLVAIELWNEPDLDTYWPTGNFDTTFVPFMSAACKTLQDKPQAIPVIGFGFARPPTAGSASTVALNRIVSEYPKCLSAVSYHPYGMTGTQISNAQTFIQQNFHLPGVISEWGISALPSNGGTEGQASKISAFVADIKTRNIALTSIYEWKNSDSGSNDREKNFGLLTADGQPKPAETAVKTQLSQQ, from the coding sequence ATGAAGTCAGCACATCTCAACCGCTTGGGCGCCTTGACTCTGTTGCTCTTCAGTACCGCCAGCCAGGTCCACGCCAACGAGCTGTTCCCGGCATTGCCCGGCAACAAAACCATCGGGGTTCAGGTCAAGGTCCAGACCTTCTCCGCCGCTGACGCGCAGCAGGTCAAGGCGACCGGCTTCAGTTTCGTGCGTTTCGGCGTCTGGACTGACAGCCTGGGTAGCGCGGCTTACCAGAAACAGGTCAGCGACGCCTTCGCCGTGGCCAGGGACGCTGGCCTGCCGGTGTTGATGACCGTGCGCGCGACCGCGCCGTTGAATACCAGTGATCTGCCGAACGCGGGGGTCGCCTATGCCAACGCGCTGACCAGCCTGGCGACGACCTACGGCTCGCAACTGGTGGCGATTGAACTATGGAATGAACCGGACCTCGACACCTACTGGCCGACCGGCAATTTCGATACGACGTTCGTGCCGTTCATGAGCGCGGCGTGCAAAACCCTGCAGGACAAGCCGCAAGCCATCCCGGTGATCGGTTTTGGCTTTGCCCGCCCGCCGACTGCCGGCTCGGCGTCCACCGTGGCACTCAACCGAATTGTCAGCGAATACCCCAAATGCCTCAGCGCGGTTTCCTACCATCCCTATGGCATGACCGGCACACAGATCAGCAACGCCCAGACGTTTATCCAGCAGAACTTCCATCTGCCGGGGGTGATCAGCGAATGGGGTATCTCGGCGCTCCCCTCCAACGGCGGCACCGAAGGCCAAGCCAGTAAAATCAGTGCATTCGTGGCCGATATCAAAACCCGCAACATTGCCCTGACCTCGATTTACGAATGGAAAAACAGCGACAGCGGCAGCAACGACCGCGAGAAGAACTTCGGTCTGTTGACCGCCGACGGCCAGCCGAAACCGGCGGAAACAGCGGTCAAAACCCAACTGAGCCAGCAATAA